A portion of the Mycobacterium paraseoulense genome contains these proteins:
- the ffh gene encoding signal recognition particle protein: protein MFESLSDRLTGALQGLRGKGRLTDADIEATTREIRLALLEADVSLPVVRAFVTRIKDRAKGAEVSGALNPAQQVVKIVNEELIGILGGETRQLAFAKTPPTVVMLAGLQGSGKTSLAGKLAAWLRGQGHTPLLVACDLQRPAAVNQLQVVGERAGVPVFAPHPGESPESGPGDPVAVAAAGLAEARAKHFDVVIVDTAGRLGIDDELMAQAAAIRDAVNPDEVLFVLDAMIGQDAVTTAEAFREGVGFTGVVLTKLDGDARGGAALSVREVTGVPILFASTGEKLEDFDVFHPDRMASRILGMGDVLSLIEQAEQVFDAQQAEAAAAKIGTGELTLEDFLEQMLAIRKMGPIGNLLGMLPGAGQMKDALAQVDDKQLDRLQAIIRGMTPEERADPKIINASRRLRIANGSGVTVSEVNQLVDRFFEARKMMSSMLGGMGIPGMGRKSATRKAKGGKGKKGKKGGRGPTPPKVRNPLGAAMPGMPAGFPDLSHMPEGLNELPPGLADFDLSKLKFPGKP, encoded by the coding sequence GTGTTTGAATCGCTGTCCGACCGGTTGACCGGTGCCCTTCAGGGACTACGCGGCAAGGGTCGACTGACCGACGCCGACATCGAGGCCACCACCCGCGAGATCCGCCTGGCGCTGCTGGAAGCCGATGTGTCGCTGCCCGTGGTGCGGGCGTTCGTCACCCGGATCAAAGACCGCGCCAAGGGCGCCGAGGTTTCCGGTGCGCTCAACCCGGCGCAGCAGGTCGTCAAGATCGTCAACGAGGAACTGATCGGCATCCTGGGTGGGGAGACCCGCCAGCTGGCGTTCGCCAAGACGCCGCCGACCGTGGTGATGCTCGCCGGCCTGCAGGGTTCCGGTAAGACGTCGCTGGCCGGCAAGCTGGCCGCGTGGCTGCGCGGACAGGGGCACACGCCGCTGCTGGTGGCGTGCGACCTGCAGCGCCCGGCGGCGGTGAACCAGCTGCAAGTCGTCGGTGAACGCGCCGGGGTGCCGGTGTTCGCGCCCCATCCCGGCGAGTCCCCCGAATCGGGGCCGGGCGACCCGGTCGCGGTGGCGGCGGCGGGGCTCGCCGAGGCCCGGGCCAAGCATTTCGACGTCGTCATCGTCGACACCGCCGGCCGGCTGGGCATCGACGACGAGCTGATGGCCCAGGCCGCGGCCATCCGCGACGCCGTCAATCCCGACGAGGTCCTGTTCGTCCTGGACGCGATGATCGGGCAGGACGCCGTCACCACCGCCGAGGCGTTCCGCGAGGGCGTCGGTTTCACCGGCGTGGTGTTGACCAAGCTCGACGGCGACGCCCGCGGCGGCGCCGCGCTCTCGGTCCGCGAGGTGACCGGCGTCCCAATCCTTTTCGCCTCCACCGGCGAGAAGCTGGAGGACTTCGACGTCTTCCACCCCGACCGGATGGCCAGCCGCATCCTGGGCATGGGCGACGTGCTGAGCCTGATCGAGCAGGCCGAGCAGGTCTTCGACGCCCAGCAGGCCGAGGCCGCCGCCGCCAAGATCGGCACCGGCGAGCTCACGCTCGAGGACTTCCTCGAGCAGATGCTCGCCATCCGCAAGATGGGTCCGATCGGCAACCTGCTGGGCATGCTGCCCGGGGCCGGCCAGATGAAGGATGCGCTGGCCCAGGTCGACGACAAGCAGCTCGACCGCCTGCAGGCCATCATCCGCGGCATGACGCCCGAAGAGCGGGCCGACCCCAAGATCATCAACGCGTCGCGGCGGCTGCGCATCGCCAACGGCTCGGGTGTGACCGTGTCCGAGGTGAACCAGCTGGTCGACCGCTTCTTCGAGGCCCGCAAGATGATGTCGTCGATGCTCGGCGGCATGGGCATCCCGGGCATGGGCCGCAAGTCCGCGACCCGAAAGGCCAAGGGCGGCAAGGGCAAAAAGGGCAAGAAGGGCGGCCGGGGCCCGACGCCGCCCAAGGTCCGGAACCCGCTCGGCGCCGCGATGCCGGGCATGCCGGCCGGCTTCCCCGACCTCTCGCACATGCCCGAGGGCCTCAACGAGCTGCCGCCCGGGCTGGCGGACTTCGACCTGTCCAAACTCAAGTTCCCGGGCAAGCCGTGA
- a CDS encoding DEAD/DEAH box helicase, with protein MSVQPVVRTESSAGDDGGRALRGWQRRALVKYLAAQPRDFLAVATPGSGKTTFALRVAAELLTQRAVEQITVVVPTEHLKVQWAQAAARHGIALDPRFSNSTAHTSGEYHGVMVTYAQVAAHPTLHRVRTEQRRTLVVFDEIHHGGDAKTWGEAIREAFSDATRRLALTGTPFRSDDSPIPFVEYEAGGDGVRRSRADHIYGYAEALADGVVRPVVFLAYSGEARWRDSAGEEHAARLGEPLTAEQTARAWRTALDPAGEWMPAVIAAADQRLRQKRAHVPDAGGMIIASDRTAARAYAALLTALTSEAPTVVLSDDPGSSARISEFAAGTSRWLVAVRMVSEGVDVPRLSVGIYATSASTPLFFAQAIGRFVRSRRPGETASIFLPSVPSLLQLASELEAQRNHVLGEPHRPAEDPLDGDPAVRTQTEKTEIDNGFTSLGADAELDQVIFDGSSFGTAAPAGSDEEADYLGIPGLLDAEQMRALLHRRQDEQLQRRAARGAPAAASAPPSMHGQLRELRRELNTLVSATHHRTGKPHGWIHNELRRRCGGPPIAAATREQIQARIEALRQLNVEHS; from the coding sequence ATGTCCGTGCAACCGGTCGTTCGCACGGAGTCCTCCGCGGGCGACGACGGTGGCCGGGCGCTGCGCGGCTGGCAGCGCCGGGCGTTGGTGAAATACCTGGCCGCCCAGCCGCGCGATTTCCTGGCGGTGGCCACCCCGGGGTCCGGGAAGACCACGTTCGCCCTGCGGGTGGCGGCCGAACTGCTCACCCAACGCGCCGTCGAGCAGATCACGGTGGTGGTGCCCACCGAGCACCTCAAGGTGCAGTGGGCGCAGGCCGCGGCACGCCACGGGATCGCCCTGGACCCGAGGTTCTCGAACAGCACCGCCCACACCTCGGGCGAGTACCACGGCGTGATGGTCACCTACGCGCAGGTCGCGGCGCACCCGACCCTGCACCGGGTGCGCACCGAGCAGCGCAGGACCCTGGTGGTCTTCGACGAGATCCACCACGGCGGTGACGCCAAGACCTGGGGGGAGGCCATCCGTGAGGCCTTCAGCGACGCCACCCGCCGGCTCGCCCTGACGGGCACGCCGTTCCGCAGCGACGACAGCCCCATCCCGTTCGTGGAGTACGAGGCCGGCGGCGACGGGGTGCGGCGTTCGCGGGCCGACCACATCTACGGCTACGCCGAGGCGCTCGCCGACGGGGTGGTCCGGCCGGTGGTCTTCCTGGCGTACTCCGGGGAGGCCCGCTGGCGCGACAGCGCCGGCGAGGAGCATGCCGCGCGGCTGGGCGAGCCGCTGACCGCCGAGCAGACCGCCCGGGCCTGGCGGACGGCGCTCGACCCCGCCGGTGAATGGATGCCCGCGGTGATCGCGGCCGCCGACCAGCGGCTGCGCCAGAAACGCGCGCACGTGCCCGACGCCGGCGGCATGATCATCGCCTCCGACCGCACGGCGGCCCGCGCCTACGCCGCCCTGCTGACGGCGCTGACCTCGGAGGCGCCGACGGTGGTGCTGTCCGACGATCCCGGATCGTCCGCGCGCATCAGCGAATTCGCCGCCGGTACCAGCCGGTGGCTGGTGGCGGTGCGCATGGTGTCCGAAGGCGTCGACGTGCCCCGGCTCTCGGTCGGCATCTACGCCACCAGCGCCTCGACTCCCCTGTTCTTCGCCCAGGCCATCGGCCGGTTCGTCCGGTCACGCAGGCCGGGCGAGACCGCGAGCATCTTCCTGCCGTCGGTGCCCAGCCTGCTGCAGCTCGCCAGCGAGCTGGAGGCCCAGCGCAACCACGTGCTCGGCGAGCCACACCGCCCGGCCGAGGATCCCCTCGACGGTGACCCCGCCGTCAGAACGCAAACCGAGAAGACCGAGATCGACAACGGCTTCACCTCTTTGGGCGCCGACGCGGAGCTGGATCAGGTCATCTTCGACGGGTCGTCATTCGGCACCGCCGCCCCCGCCGGCAGCGACGAGGAGGCCGACTACCTCGGCATCCCGGGCCTGCTCGATGCCGAACAGATGCGGGCGCTGCTGCACCGCCGTCAGGACGAACAGCTGCAGCGACGGGCCGCGCGGGGGGCGCCCGCCGCGGCGTCGGCGCCGCCGTCGATGCATGGCCAGCTGCGCGAGCTGCGCCGTGAGCTCAACACCCTCGTGTCGGCCACGCATCACCGCACCGGCAAGCCGCACGGCTGGATTCACAACGAACTTCGCCGTCGTTGCGGGGGGCCGCCGATCGCCGCCGCGACCCGCGAGCAGATCCAGGCCCGCATCGAGGCGTTGCGGCAGCTCAATGTCGAGCACTCCTGA
- a CDS encoding metal-dependent hydrolase family protein, with protein sequence MHVRGVGLPHENPTELWIVDGRISTEPVAGADTVFDGGWLIPGMVDAHCHVGLGHHGEVPLDEAIAQAETERDVGALLLRDCGSPTDTRSLDDHDDLPRIIRAGRHLARPKRYIPGFAVELDDESGLPAAVAEQAKRGDGWVKLVGDWIDRKVGDLAPLWSDDVLTAAIDAAHAHGARVTAHVFGEDALPGLINAGIDCIEHGTGLTDDTIAMMVDRGTALVPTLINVENFPGIADAASKYPTYAAHMRDLYARCYPRVAAARDAGVRVYAGSDAGSTVAHGRIADEVEALKRIGMSPTEALGAACWDARRWLGRAGLDHGASADLLCYSDDPRSGPGVLRRPDLVILRGKVFGSPV encoded by the coding sequence ATGCACGTGCGAGGTGTCGGGCTGCCCCACGAGAACCCAACCGAGCTGTGGATCGTCGACGGCCGCATCAGCACCGAGCCGGTCGCCGGGGCCGACACCGTCTTCGACGGCGGCTGGCTCATCCCCGGAATGGTCGATGCGCACTGCCACGTCGGCCTCGGCCACCACGGCGAGGTCCCGCTCGACGAGGCGATCGCGCAGGCCGAGACCGAACGCGACGTGGGGGCGCTGCTGCTGCGCGACTGCGGTTCACCGACCGATACCCGCAGCCTCGACGACCACGACGACCTGCCCCGCATCATCCGGGCCGGACGGCATCTGGCCCGCCCGAAGCGCTACATCCCGGGCTTCGCCGTCGAGCTCGACGACGAATCCGGGCTGCCGGCCGCGGTGGCCGAGCAGGCCAAGCGCGGGGACGGCTGGGTCAAGCTGGTCGGCGACTGGATCGACCGCAAGGTCGGCGATCTGGCACCCCTGTGGTCCGACGACGTCCTCACGGCCGCCATCGACGCCGCGCACGCTCACGGCGCCCGCGTCACCGCCCACGTCTTCGGCGAGGACGCCCTGCCCGGGTTGATCAACGCCGGCATCGACTGCATCGAACACGGCACCGGGCTCACCGACGACACGATCGCGATGATGGTCGACCGCGGAACCGCGTTGGTGCCCACGCTGATCAATGTCGAGAACTTTCCGGGCATCGCCGACGCCGCGTCGAAGTATCCGACCTACGCCGCCCACATGCGCGACCTCTACGCCCGCTGCTATCCGCGGGTGGCGGCGGCGCGCGACGCCGGCGTGCGGGTGTACGCCGGCAGCGATGCCGGCAGCACGGTCGCGCACGGCCGGATCGCCGACGAGGTCGAGGCGCTCAAGCGCATCGGGATGAGCCCCACCGAGGCGTTGGGCGCGGCCTGCTGGGACGCGCGCCGCTGGCTGGGCCGGGCCGGCCTCGACCATGGCGCGTCGGCCGACCTGCTGTGCTACTCCGACGACCCGCGGTCCGGTCCAGGCGTGCTACGGCGCCCTGACCTGGTGATATTGCGCGGGAAGGTGTTCGGGTCGCCGGTGTAG
- a CDS encoding alpha/beta hydrolase, whose translation MLEVIDKGSCSPDHPVPLLFVHGGWHGAWCWEHFLDFFADAGYRAVAVSLRGHGGSPTAKPLHKVSIADYIDDVRSVAGDLGGGPILVGHSLGGFVIQRYLEGHRAPAAVLVGSVPPQGVLRLAVRVWRRRPSMTMEAWTDRTLLKFLATPELTREYLFCADTPEAVVESCMQRAGAESMRAAMTDPMVRRVKTRRVRTPILVLGAEHDGFVSVGDVRATARAYRTEPEFFSMGHNMMLEPGWADVAQRIDAWLAARDLTSRAR comes from the coding sequence ATGCTCGAGGTGATCGACAAGGGATCCTGCAGCCCGGATCATCCCGTGCCGCTGCTCTTCGTGCACGGCGGCTGGCACGGCGCGTGGTGCTGGGAGCATTTCCTGGACTTCTTCGCCGACGCGGGCTACCGCGCCGTCGCCGTGAGCCTGCGCGGACACGGCGGCAGCCCGACCGCGAAGCCGTTGCACAAGGTTTCGATCGCCGACTACATCGACGACGTCCGTTCGGTGGCCGGCGACCTGGGTGGTGGCCCCATACTCGTCGGCCATTCGTTGGGCGGTTTCGTGATCCAGCGCTACCTCGAAGGACACCGCGCGCCGGCGGCGGTGCTGGTGGGTTCCGTGCCGCCGCAGGGCGTGCTCAGATTGGCGGTGCGCGTCTGGCGCCGCCGGCCGTCGATGACGATGGAAGCCTGGACCGACCGCACGCTGCTGAAATTCCTCGCCACCCCGGAGCTGACCCGCGAATATCTGTTCTGCGCCGACACGCCCGAGGCCGTCGTCGAATCCTGCATGCAGCGCGCCGGGGCCGAGAGCATGCGCGCCGCCATGACCGACCCGATGGTCCGCCGCGTCAAGACCCGGCGGGTGAGGACCCCGATCCTGGTCCTGGGCGCCGAGCACGACGGCTTCGTCAGCGTCGGCGATGTGCGCGCAACGGCGCGGGCCTACCGGACCGAACCGGAATTCTTCTCGATGGGTCACAACATGATGCTCGAGCCGGGGTGGGCTGACGTCGCGCAACGCATCGACGCCTGGCTGGCGGCCCGCGACCTCACCAGCCGGGCGCGCTAA